The Daphnia pulex isolate KAP4 chromosome 7, ASM2113471v1 genome includes the window aaaaaagggcTCGTGTTTTGGCATATGAATCAAACACAACACCCAACCATCTCGGCGCCATTCGACGAGCTACTGGACCTCCCTCCGGATCTCTGAAAATCGagtggaagaaataaaatgttgttttgaatgatttggaTCAAATTGAAACGAAAGAGCACTTTACACAATcagtcaaaaatattttgggttATTTCATTTCCACTTGAACAAATACACTTATTTCGATTCACACACAATCTGTCGAATTCTTTCCAACGCCAACGACTTTTTTCCtccaattattttaatattagaACAAGGAAGAAGATTTTGTATGCGGCCGATTTGCTCACGACCCGATCGCCGACTAACTTTGCCCACGAAAAACTggcaaatttgtttgtttttagtttgaatttttctttttcctacacGACGCgcttctcattttctttctggtcTGGTGTTCGCCCTTTTTTTCGCAGTTGCttccaaatattttaaaacttgGCTCAAGTTGGATGCAGTGTGCTACTATTTTGGGcgccatacacacacactcgcatacacacacacacacacacacacactgctgATGTATATTATTGGCATTCGCAGCCGCCCACTCAAGCTATTATGTTACCCGAACGGTCGAGAACGGAAATAGGAAGAAGAACAGGCGAAAAAAATGGTCTTCCACTGGTCATCATTGCCCCGAAACACTGTCATATTAAAAAAGAGGTAGTTCATCTGGGACAAAGAGTtatgatatttggtgtgtctTTTGTTGCGACACATCGTTCGATTGGGACCCTGCCAAGAACGCATTTTGAAATAGCGAAGAAAAAGCGAACTGTCCGTTTGAGAGTTGATGTATCTATTCATGTGTGCTACTGCTGTAATTGTTGGTTGACCGATTACTTTGCGTGTGATGACACGACCTGCagcgcgagagagagagtcagacTCCCCCCCAGCGAGACGAGGAAAGAGATTGGAACTTAACGCGTCAACACATCATATCAACCTTTAATTATGTGGAAAACGAGTTTGAATTACAAAGAAGCATATACTCATAAATATGGAAAGCTGCATTCGATGtatacaaacaagaaatttttccCCAATTGAAATTCTTGTCACACGTTAGGGAATTTACTATTCGCACCGAACTTCACGCCATCTAGTTTAGCAAAAACGCACCGTTTACTAGACTCTGGCGGAATTCAACACGAACTATTAATGCCGGCATCGAAACAATTCACAGTTGCATATGTATGTGTGTTTTTGATTGCCTAAAGTTTaattaaagttttaaaacataaaactCTGCAATGGATCTACCTCGTCCTCCCGAAGGTAATAACcgtttaaattgaaaaatctccTCATCAATTTGTtcacaacaaatatttttatagacATAGAACTGCGCAACATTATTGACAAGTTAGCTCAATTTGTGGCGAGAAATGGTCCCGAATTTGAGCAAAtgacgaaaaacaaacaacgagATAACCCCAAGTTTGGTTTCCTGTTTGGTGGGGAACTTTTCAACTACTACCAGTACCGTGTGACAACAGAGCAAGCAATTAACAAGCAAAAGTTTGTCCGAGAGCAAAGTCAACCCATGAGCTATCCAATCAACTATGGCCCACCGCCTAATACAGAACATCCCAGTTTCAATAGGAATTACAACTATGGCCCTTCTTCTGCATGGCCTAGGGCTCACCCACAGCCATCAATGCCCAATCAGATGTCATTTCCTGGACAAAATCCCATCCCTCCTCAAACAGATTTGATTGCTTTAAAAGGTGCAAAAGATGTACTCGTTGCCCAACAAACTCAACTGCAGGAACAGGTAAACATACTCCAGATCATATCAAAAATAGTAAATACTAATTGGTTTGGTTCACCAGATCAAACAAAGTGAAAGCAACTTGGCCGCTCAACATCAAGTGACAGTGCAACAGCAGAAAAAGCAGACAGAGGAAACAGTCAAGTTGCAACACGAAAAAGAAGTCATGGAAAAAGCGTTGGCAAGTGGAATGAATTTGGCAGAGTTAGAATTGCTTTTACTGCCTATCATGGATTCTTGCACCAAAGAATCCATATCTCAGGGTAAAGCTTGGATTCTCCATCATGTGATGCAGCCTCATTCATCCTCTGATGCCATAGCACAATATCTCCTTTTCAAAACAACTCAAAGCAGTAAGTTTTCCTCTGTTGTGGCTACTTGGCATTGCctgagcatttttttttctttctgaatcAACAGGTCAATTTACCCACAAACTTCACTTGATCTATTTGGTCAACGACGTGTTACACCATTGTCTCCGCAAAGGACCCGACACGCTTTTAAAGACACTCGAACAAGTTGTCGTCCACATGTTTTCAAACACTAGTCTGTCTGCAACCGACGAGGAGCAAAACGCCAAATTGCAAAAACTGGTCGTTTTGTggcaaacgaaaaataatttgtttgagCGTGGTGTCCTGGAAAGGTTACACGCACCTTTACACATCTGGAATGAATACCACAACAGTCTAGTGGCCAAATACTCGGCAGCCGTAGCAGCTTCAACTAGCAACATTCAGCATACGTACGAAAACTACCGCGGCCAGCATCAAGCCTTCGTCAATCATGCCAACCACCAGATTCAGCAGCTAGAGCAACAGAAACTGCAAATTGAAGAACAAATCGCGGCGGCCAATGCTTTGCAGTCTTTTAATGCACCTCATCACGCCATGCCGCCGGATTTCTTATCTCGCCCGCCGCCAGTTGCTTCCCTTAATGCCCCGCAAAACTACCCGTGTGAAGGAATTGAACCAAAGGCTCCCTACTTCGACTTACCAGCGGGATTACTCGTCCCACTGGTGAGAATGGAAGACAGCGAGTACAAAAGCATCGATCCGAAAGATATCCGCCTTCCTGCACCGCTCCCACCGTCTGAGCGATTGATTGCCGCCATTGATTTCTTCTACAGTCCTCTCTCGCACGACCGACCACGAAACGCAGATGGGTTCGTGATAGATTTCCTTTCTTGTTGGCTTATCATtcaagcttcttcttctcaacttttctctttcttgtttttttttttaggtgggAGCAGATGGCTCTTTTCGAGTTTTATAAGAACAAGGCAActgcgaaaaagaagaaagaagaagatattgCTCAGGGATTACGCGACATGTCGCCGCCTCGAACTCCTATCGAAGTTGTCGAGGATCATTCCCCTGAAAGAAGTGGTAAGAATGGAATCAGAAGTCCCGTGCGTCGAAGATTCCGCAGTGAGTCGCCCGAGGAAGAGCATAGAGAAGAATCGAGGCAAGCTCGATCACGATCCAGATCGCCTAGAAATTCAACAAGACGTCGCCGAAGTCGATCTAATTCAGAGTCGCCCCGTCGAGCTGCACGCTCTCGTTCTCCTACACCTAGTCGTTCGGAATCAAGATCTAATTCGCCCGTCACGATGACCGGTTTTGCGCAAAAGCGGAGCCCCACGCCACCTTCAGAAATGTAAccaaccccttttttttccttaagtTAGGTCAATGTGATTTGGTTAAATTTGATTCGGCGTTTTGCAGTGCATCCGTGTCGTTTGCCAAAGGTTTCACGACAAAGCTGGACGAAAACAACCGAGGGCATCAACTCTTGTGCAAAATGGGTTGGGGAGGAGCTGGACTCGGCGCAAATGAACAAGGCATAGCGGAACCCATCAAAGGAGGAGAGGTATTGATCGAACGGTACTATTTTTGTGTCAACAG containing:
- the LOC124197930 gene encoding calcium homeostasis endoplasmic reticulum protein-like, with the protein product MDLPRPPEDIELRNIIDKLAQFVARNGPEFEQMTKNKQRDNPKFGFLFGGELFNYYQYRVTTEQAINKQKFVREQSQPMSYPINYGPPPNTEHPSFNRNYNYGPSSAWPRAHPQPSMPNQMSFPGQNPIPPQTDLIALKGAKDVLVAQQTQLQEQIKQSESNLAAQHQVTVQQQKKQTEETVKLQHEKEVMEKALASGMNLAELELLLLPIMDSCTKESISQGKAWILHHVMQPHSSSDAIAQYLLFKTTQSSQFTHKLHLIYLVNDVLHHCLRKGPDTLLKTLEQVVVHMFSNTSLSATDEEQNAKLQKLVVLWQTKNNLFERGVLERLHAPLHIWNEYHNSLVAKYSAAVAASTSNIQHTYENYRGQHQAFVNHANHQIQQLEQQKLQIEEQIAAANALQSFNAPHHAMPPDFLSRPPPVASLNAPQNYPCEGIEPKAPYFDLPAGLLVPLVRMEDSEYKSIDPKDIRLPAPLPPSERLIAAIDFFYSPLSHDRPRNADGWEQMALFEFYKNKATAKKKKEEDIAQGLRDMSPPRTPIEVVEDHSPERSGKNGIRSPVRRRFRSESPEEEHREESRQARSRSRSPRNSTRRRRSRSNSESPRRAARSRSPTPSRSESRSNSPVTMTGFAQKRSPTPPSEIASVSFAKGFTTKLDENNRGHQLLCKMGWGGAGLGANEQGIAEPIKGGEVRDRLDQFKGVGINIRDPFENFRKSKGQAFITRMRSRAEEREKEKGGPDDPPTP